One window of the Saccopteryx bilineata isolate mSacBil1 chromosome 2, mSacBil1_pri_phased_curated, whole genome shotgun sequence genome contains the following:
- the RLIG1 gene encoding RNA ligase 1, protein MRRVGSVQQKMPCVFVTEVKQEPSTKREHQPYKVLATETISHKALDADIYSAIPTEKVDGTCCYVTTYKGQPYLWARLDRKPNKLAEKRFKNFQHSQQNSKGFFWNVEEDFKPVPECWIPAKEIEQLNGNPVPDENGHIPGWVPVEKNNKQYCWHSSVVNYEFEIALVLKHHADDPGLLEISAVPLADLLEQTLELIGTNINGNPYGLGSKKYPLHLLIPHGAFQIRNLPTLKHSDLLSWFEGCREGKIEGIVWHCNDGCLIKVHRHHLGLCWPVLDTYMNSKPVIINMNLKKYDYAFDTKCLFNHFLKIDHQKFGRLKDITLDV, encoded by the exons ATGAGGCGCGTGGGGTCGGTGCAGCAGAAAATGCCGTGTGTGTTTGTGACGGAGGTGAAACAGGAGCCCTCCACCAAAAGGGAGCATCAG ccATATAAAGTTTTGGCAACTGAAACTATAAGTCACAAGGCATTAGATGCAGATATATACAGTGCAATTCCAACAGAAAAAGTGGATGGAACATGTTGTTATGTTACTACCTACAAAg GTCAGCCTTATCTGTGGGCTCGGCTGGACAGAAAACCTAACAAACTTGctgagaaaagatttaaaaattttcagcatTCACAACAAAACTCAAAAG GATTCTTTTGGAATGTTGAGGAGGACTTCAAACCTGTTCCAGAGTGTTGGATACCAGCGAAGGAAATTGAACAGTTAAATGGAAATCCGGTGCCTGATGAAAATGGACACATTCCTG GTTGGGTACCAGtggagaaaaacaacaaacagtaTTGCTGGCATTCCTCTGTAGTTAATTATGAATTTGAAATCGCCCTAGTGCTGAAGCATCATGCTGACGATCCCGGTCTTTTGGAAATTAGTGCAGTGCCACTAGCAGATCTCTTAGAACAGACACTGGAGCTCATAGGAACAAATATTAATGGAAACCCATATG GATTAGGAAGCAAGAAGTATCCATTACATCTTCTTATACCACATGGAGCATTTCAAATAAGAAATCTACCTACCTTGAAGCATAGTGATCTGTTGTCCTGGTTTGAAGGTTGCAGAGAGGGGAAAATTGAAGGAATAGTATGGCATTGCAATGATGGCTGTTTAATCAAG gTCCATCGCCATCACCTTGGTTTGTGCTGGCCAGTTCTGGATACTTACATGAATTCAAAACCAGTTATTATTAACATGAACCTGAAAAAATATGACTATGCTTTTGATACTAAGTGtttgtttaatcattttttaaaaatagatcatcAGAAATTTGGTAGGCTCAAAGATATAACACTTGATGTATAA